The following coding sequences are from one Granulicella sp. L56 window:
- a CDS encoding TonB-dependent receptor: protein MLNTLRRKLSQAALIFTLVALAVQCVFPVSCFGQADQGAITGYIKDTTGAAIPNADVTVTNLDTGLRLHANTNGAGVYVIAPVKIGNYSVSATASGFATVTDSNVRVDIQTRVAVNLALKPGTVSETVTVSTVAPLLQTGDGSVQQVFSAHTIDNTPLNGRNFVYITQLTAGVAPPFGNTRGSGSGDFVANGQRAEQNNFILDGVDNNTNLVDFLNGQSYVVRPPPDALAEFAVQTSSFSAEFGHSAGAVVNASIKSGTNQIHGSVWEYLRNTKLDAKNWNALTIPAYHENQFGGTLGFPFLKNHLFYFGDIEANRIAYSNTGTYTVPTPLMRQGNFTELLDANLNGSKVQLYQPNSGGGAGNELVCNGQNNVMCPGQINAVAKGILNLYPLPNANGWSAGQQSGGKTTNNYIVNSPTHNNTIQWDQRIDWNISSMDQAYARYSYNHVITVNTPPLGPILDGSGYGGEYDVDLAQNFMFSETHFFTPGFSNEFRFSFNAGRFSFLQPNANVNLAPTLGLGGIPFTPNEGGLPLGIVYGLSNWGSQGTSNESQNVYQILDNVSKTVGRHSLRAGVSLQAIRFFYRYAPSSLGNYYFTGVFTGQPGTANTGAGTADFLADQMDTSALSTAPNVNDAQWYDAAYFQDDWKVTPRLTLNLGLRYEYYQPYKENSHSQENFVPGNLGFGTGSGTLVFPKQLEGKLDLGTKYPGILAQDNIGISYSNNERLATAQLTDFAPRLGIAYQLDPKTALRAGFGLFYGGLESQGGSNLGDNFPFRGQLNVVYQGCSPGNCQSNGITLESGESAEFASGFLNAVSRPGVHAIDSNIRTAYTENYNLSFQRQMTQSMAATISYVGNESRHLSTYYDPNTVRGLYAPGTNTQLYQPFPDLSGIGTIHFGGVSTYNSLQTKVEKRLSNGLSFLTTYTWAHALDDTSSAGGLSTAIGDRNMVLIPFIDEFTNSVYDVRNRFTLNGNYQLPFGVGREHLDRPGVLNELAGGWSASATWVAQSGTPFTAQQTQSTAAGGSARPFQVGDPYAIGGTPDVANNPSLAGYTCPTQTRTRENWFNPCSFANPLPGYQICNVGQPVGSTNPNAPGPCQYAAPVTDEATAIKLLGGKQNTMYGPGYYGVNMSIFKNFTTWREQYLQFRADGFNVLNHPTLANPANTTINTQAGLITGPKTFQNNTLDARFFQLALRYHF, encoded by the coding sequence ATGCTGAACACACTACGGAGGAAGTTGTCCCAAGCTGCTTTAATCTTCACGCTCGTGGCGTTGGCGGTGCAATGCGTGTTCCCGGTAAGCTGCTTTGGCCAGGCGGACCAAGGAGCAATCACCGGATACATCAAGGACACCACGGGAGCTGCGATTCCAAACGCAGATGTTACGGTGACCAACCTTGATACCGGCCTGAGGCTCCATGCGAATACGAACGGCGCTGGCGTGTATGTCATTGCTCCGGTAAAGATCGGCAACTACAGTGTCTCGGCCACAGCGAGCGGCTTTGCAACCGTAACCGACAGCAATGTGCGTGTCGACATCCAGACACGCGTCGCGGTGAACCTTGCGCTCAAGCCAGGTACGGTGTCGGAGACGGTGACGGTAAGTACAGTTGCGCCCTTGTTGCAGACGGGCGACGGCTCGGTACAGCAGGTCTTCAGCGCGCACACGATCGATAACACTCCGTTGAACGGGCGCAACTTTGTCTACATTACGCAATTGACGGCAGGTGTGGCTCCTCCGTTCGGCAATACGCGCGGATCGGGAAGTGGGGATTTTGTGGCGAACGGCCAGCGTGCCGAACAGAACAACTTCATCCTCGATGGTGTCGACAACAATACCAATCTCGTCGACTTCCTCAATGGTCAGAGCTATGTGGTGCGGCCTCCGCCCGATGCTCTTGCCGAGTTCGCAGTGCAGACCAGCAGCTTCAGCGCGGAGTTCGGACACTCCGCTGGTGCGGTCGTGAACGCCAGCATCAAGTCCGGGACGAACCAGATCCACGGCAGCGTGTGGGAGTATCTCCGCAACACGAAGCTGGATGCGAAGAACTGGAATGCGCTCACGATTCCGGCATATCACGAGAATCAGTTTGGTGGGACACTGGGTTTCCCATTTCTCAAGAACCACCTCTTCTACTTCGGTGATATTGAGGCCAATCGAATCGCGTATAGCAATACCGGAACCTACACGGTTCCGACGCCGTTGATGCGCCAGGGGAACTTTACCGAGCTGTTGGACGCTAATCTGAACGGATCGAAGGTTCAGCTTTACCAGCCGAACTCAGGCGGCGGGGCGGGCAACGAACTCGTCTGCAATGGGCAGAATAATGTGATGTGCCCCGGCCAGATTAATGCGGTCGCGAAGGGAATTCTGAATCTTTACCCGTTGCCGAATGCGAATGGATGGTCAGCGGGCCAACAGAGTGGAGGGAAGACGACGAATAACTACATCGTGAACTCGCCCACTCATAACAACACCATCCAATGGGATCAGCGTATCGATTGGAACATCAGCTCGATGGATCAGGCGTATGCGCGATACAGCTACAACCACGTCATCACGGTCAACACGCCGCCGCTCGGCCCGATACTCGACGGCAGTGGCTATGGCGGGGAGTACGATGTCGATCTTGCACAGAACTTCATGTTCAGCGAGACGCATTTTTTCACGCCTGGCTTCTCCAACGAGTTTCGGTTCAGTTTCAATGCAGGACGGTTCTCCTTCCTGCAGCCGAACGCAAATGTGAATTTAGCGCCGACTCTTGGACTGGGCGGGATTCCGTTCACCCCCAACGAAGGCGGACTTCCTTTAGGCATCGTCTATGGTTTGAGCAACTGGGGATCGCAGGGGACCTCGAATGAATCGCAGAACGTCTACCAGATTCTCGACAATGTCTCGAAGACGGTCGGACGGCACAGTCTGCGGGCGGGCGTTTCATTACAGGCGATTCGCTTCTTCTATCGCTATGCGCCTTCGTCTTTGGGCAACTACTACTTTACGGGCGTGTTCACTGGACAGCCTGGAACCGCAAATACAGGAGCGGGTACCGCGGACTTTCTTGCCGACCAGATGGACACCTCGGCGCTTTCTACAGCTCCGAATGTGAACGATGCACAGTGGTACGACGCCGCGTATTTTCAGGATGACTGGAAGGTCACGCCGCGCCTGACGCTGAACCTGGGACTTCGTTATGAGTACTATCAACCCTACAAGGAAAATTCTCACAGCCAGGAGAACTTCGTTCCCGGCAACCTCGGCTTTGGGACCGGCAGTGGAACGCTGGTGTTTCCGAAGCAGCTTGAGGGCAAGCTGGATCTTGGTACGAAATATCCTGGCATCCTCGCCCAGGACAATATTGGCATCTCGTATAGCAACAATGAACGTCTGGCAACCGCGCAGTTGACCGACTTTGCTCCACGGCTGGGGATTGCCTATCAGCTCGATCCGAAGACGGCCCTCCGTGCGGGTTTCGGTCTCTTCTATGGCGGTCTGGAGAGTCAGGGCGGCAGCAATCTGGGCGATAACTTTCCCTTCCGCGGTCAGTTGAATGTGGTGTACCAGGGCTGCTCGCCGGGCAATTGCCAATCGAACGGCATCACGCTGGAGAGTGGAGAGTCCGCTGAGTTTGCCTCTGGATTCCTCAATGCCGTTTCGCGGCCGGGTGTTCATGCGATCGATTCGAATATACGGACGGCGTATACCGAAAATTACAACCTTTCGTTTCAACGGCAGATGACGCAGAGCATGGCGGCAACGATCAGCTACGTCGGCAATGAGTCGCGGCATCTTTCGACGTACTACGATCCCAATACGGTGCGTGGGCTGTATGCTCCGGGCACAAACACCCAGCTCTATCAACCGTTTCCTGATCTCAGCGGTATCGGGACCATTCACTTCGGGGGCGTGAGCACCTACAACTCTCTTCAGACCAAGGTGGAGAAGCGGCTCTCGAACGGCCTCAGCTTTCTCACGACCTATACCTGGGCGCATGCGCTGGATGACACCAGCTCTGCGGGCGGACTGTCGACTGCAATCGGCGACCGCAACATGGTTCTGATTCCGTTCATCGACGAGTTCACCAATTCGGTATACGACGTGCGCAATCGCTTCACGCTGAACGGCAACTATCAGCTTCCCTTCGGTGTAGGGCGCGAGCATCTCGATCGCCCCGGTGTTTTGAATGAACTCGCTGGCGGCTGGTCTGCAAGCGCGACCTGGGTCGCACAGAGCGGCACGCCGTTTACGGCACAGCAAACGCAATCAACGGCAGCGGGAGGTAGCGCTCGTCCGTTCCAGGTGGGCGATCCGTATGCGATTGGCGGAACGCCCGACGTGGCCAACAACCCCAGTCTGGCTGGCTATACCTGCCCGACGCAGACGCGGACAAGGGAGAACTGGTTCAACCCTTGTTCCTTTGCTAATCCGCTTCCGGGATATCAAATCTGCAATGTTGGCCAGCCGGTCGGCTCTACGAATCCCAATGCGCCTGGTCCGTGCCAGTATGCGGCGCCGGTGACTGACGAAGCTACAGCAATCAAACTACTCGGCGGCAAACAGAATACGATGTACGGGCCGGGCTACTATGGTGTCAACATGTCGATCTTCAAAAACTTCACGACATGGAGAGAACAATATCTACAGTTCCGGGCGGACGGCTTCAACGTGCTCAACCATCCCACGCTGGCAAACCCGGCCAACACAACCATCAACACGCAGGCAGGACTGATTACCGGGCCAAAGACCTTCCAGAACAATACGCTCGATGCGCGGTTCTTCCAGCTTGCTCTTCGTTATCACTTCTGA
- a CDS encoding TolC family protein, with product MGRPNRKLLIFAVIVVIFLGTGVIQAAAQEVAPANATVAISLDEAIRRAQQNEPSFANAVAAQKSATIDRYLAKAALLPSVTYHNQVLYTQPYGQTNQGGQVGVQSSPVFIANNAVHEYTSQASINETVGLKQFADARIASANAARSSAELEIARRGLIAAVVSLYYSVSASEMKQHLVAEAFQEAQTFTDLTQKREVAREVAHADVVKAQLQQQQRQRDLSDATLAAEKARLELAVLLFPDPRNPYSTEAPGAAAQLPTRDEVNRLASTSNPEIRSALADVQASNAQVTSARAAYLPDLALNLSYGIDAPQFAKRGPDDVRNLGYSISGTLDIPVWDWFSTQKRVKQSEIRRDVAKVALTASQRRFIATLDEAYDEAAESQNQRDLLDESVQTAAESLRLTKLRYSNGESTALEVVDAQNSYLSAETAQADGIVRYQTALAGLQILTGAL from the coding sequence ATGGGCCGGCCTAATCGAAAGCTGCTTATCTTTGCTGTGATCGTTGTTATCTTCCTTGGCACCGGCGTCATTCAAGCAGCCGCGCAGGAGGTAGCGCCTGCCAACGCAACAGTGGCGATCTCGCTGGACGAAGCGATCCGCCGAGCCCAGCAGAATGAACCCTCTTTCGCTAACGCGGTGGCGGCGCAGAAATCGGCAACCATTGATCGTTATCTTGCAAAAGCTGCTCTGTTGCCCTCCGTCACGTATCACAACCAGGTGCTTTATACGCAGCCTTACGGGCAGACGAATCAAGGCGGACAGGTTGGGGTGCAATCATCTCCAGTTTTCATTGCGAACAATGCAGTTCACGAATACACCAGCCAGGCATCGATCAACGAGACCGTTGGGCTGAAGCAATTCGCAGACGCTCGCATCGCTTCTGCAAATGCAGCACGCTCTTCCGCAGAACTGGAAATAGCACGGCGTGGACTCATCGCGGCTGTTGTCAGCCTGTACTATTCAGTATCGGCTTCCGAAATGAAACAGCACCTGGTTGCGGAAGCCTTCCAGGAAGCACAAACGTTCACCGATCTGACGCAGAAACGCGAAGTGGCGCGGGAGGTCGCGCACGCCGATGTAGTCAAGGCACAGTTGCAGCAACAGCAGCGTCAACGTGACCTCAGCGACGCTACCTTAGCGGCGGAAAAGGCACGGCTAGAACTTGCCGTACTTCTCTTTCCTGATCCGCGGAACCCCTACTCCACAGAAGCGCCCGGAGCCGCAGCACAACTCCCAACGAGAGATGAAGTGAACAGACTTGCTTCGACCAGCAATCCTGAGATTCGGAGCGCGCTGGCCGATGTGCAGGCCAGCAATGCGCAAGTTACTTCAGCCAGGGCGGCCTATTTGCCTGATCTTGCGTTGAACTTAAGCTACGGCATCGATGCGCCGCAGTTTGCGAAACGCGGCCCCGACGACGTGCGGAATCTGGGTTATTCCATCAGCGGGACGCTCGACATTCCGGTATGGGACTGGTTCTCAACCCAGAAACGCGTGAAGCAGAGCGAGATTCGCCGCGATGTCGCAAAAGTCGCGCTAACGGCATCCCAGAGGAGGTTCATTGCAACGCTGGATGAGGCTTACGACGAGGCCGCAGAATCGCAAAATCAGAGGGACCTCCTTGACGAGAGCGTTCAAACGGCAGCAGAGAGTCTAAGACTGACAAAGCTGCGTTATTCGAATGGCGAATCAACTGCGCTTGAAGTCGTAGACGCTCAGAATTCATATCTTTCCGCAGAGACTGCGCAAGCGGATGGCATCGTTCGCTACCAGACTGCCTTGGCGGGACTGCAAATACTGACGGGAGCATTGTGA
- a CDS encoding efflux RND transporter periplasmic adaptor subunit, whose amino-acid sequence MGTISEQIMSDAVLSPLAQAAISPKITAPVRAFYVQRGSKVKAGQLLAVLENHDLAAQALDSKGQYSAAQAAFDMQTKAQAQEDYRKAELDVAQAKAQLELQRQIVSARQKLFAEGAIAGRDYDTAAAALVQTQATYDIARNHLDSLKAVSRAAMLQQAQGQLASAKGKYLASEAQVGYSEVRSPITGVVTDRPLFPGETANSGSPLITVMDTSFLLAKVHLSQTLAQRLKVGDEASVMVPGVDDPVPAKISLISPALDPGSTTVEVWIRVDNSTGRYKAGTSARASIKGRTAVNAIKVPLSAVLTAQDDSKSVMVMGADGVAHRRVVQLGISDGDDVQIAQGLNGSETVITTGAYGLDDGTKVKIGKAGDDDKAEGETK is encoded by the coding sequence ATGGGAACGATATCCGAGCAGATTATGTCCGATGCGGTTCTGTCACCGCTCGCCCAGGCGGCTATCTCTCCGAAGATTACAGCCCCGGTCCGTGCCTTCTATGTCCAGCGAGGCTCGAAGGTGAAGGCAGGGCAACTGCTCGCGGTGCTTGAGAATCATGATCTAGCGGCCCAGGCGCTCGACAGCAAAGGGCAATATTCGGCGGCGCAGGCGGCTTTCGATATGCAAACGAAGGCGCAAGCTCAGGAAGATTATCGCAAGGCCGAACTGGACGTGGCGCAGGCAAAGGCGCAGCTTGAATTGCAACGTCAGATTGTATCCGCAAGACAAAAACTTTTTGCAGAAGGCGCAATCGCCGGAAGAGACTATGATACGGCGGCGGCCGCTCTCGTGCAGACACAAGCAACATATGACATCGCACGAAACCATTTGGATTCTTTGAAAGCGGTGAGTCGAGCAGCGATGCTTCAGCAGGCGCAGGGACAACTCGCTTCCGCCAAAGGGAAATACCTTGCGTCAGAAGCCCAGGTCGGGTATTCCGAGGTTCGGAGTCCAATCACAGGAGTCGTTACAGATCGCCCGCTCTTTCCGGGTGAAACCGCTAACTCTGGAAGTCCACTTATCACTGTGATGGATACATCCTTCCTGCTTGCAAAGGTCCATCTATCACAGACGCTTGCACAGCGACTGAAGGTTGGAGATGAAGCTTCGGTTATGGTTCCCGGAGTGGATGATCCAGTTCCCGCAAAGATCTCCCTTATCAGCCCTGCGCTCGACCCGGGAAGCACAACGGTGGAGGTATGGATCCGTGTCGACAATAGCACTGGAAGGTACAAGGCCGGCACCTCGGCAAGAGCTTCGATCAAGGGAAGGACAGCGGTCAACGCAATCAAGGTGCCATTGTCGGCAGTGCTTACGGCTCAGGATGATTCAAAATCCGTCATGGTGATGGGTGCAGATGGTGTTGCTCACAGACGAGTTGTACAGTTGGGAATCAGCGATGGGGATGATGTTCAGATAGCGCAAGGATTGAATGGATCGGAGACTGTCATCACGACAGGTGCTTACGGCCTGGACGATGGTACGAAGGTGAAGATCGGTAAAGCTGGAGATGACGACAAGGCAGAGGGAGAGACGAAGTGA
- a CDS encoding efflux RND transporter permease subunit has translation MEQALPLRTENTFWLVRYRGPICFFLIVLSLAGIYAAKQTPLSVFPETNFPRVVIGVDNGVMPVEQMQVTITKPIEDAINAVPGLVTVRSTTSRGSAEISLFFSWNVDMYRTLPLVDAAISKVRPTLPNTATITTNRLTFATFPILGYSLTSDRLSQTQLWELATYQLKPPLNRVAGVSTITVQGGQIPEFHIVPNMARMQTAGVTILDLVNSVQASNIVDSPGLYEANHQLILGLVGAQAHDAEQLGHLVVKTTTGGTAVRISDVATVQPGVLPTYTAVTANGHPAVLLNVARQPSSNTVAVADAVAAQVQQLRKALPAGVRFEPYYDQSELVRESIRSVRDAILIGLILACVILFLFLGDWTSSIVAGLVIPVTVALTILLLWTIGESFNLMTLGGLTAAIGLVIDDAIVVVENIVLHRDKGETRVHAVRLALREIAAPLVGSTITPVVVFLPLISVTGVTGSFFRALAITMTIALLTSLLLAVTWTPVLSLIFLRENKGTASKSQEDHGRVMRTVLHWHERVLGWSLRRPLMLLGLCALLIAGSWFSYHALGSDLLPEMDEGGFILDYIMPAGSSLSETNRVLEHVDHILHSIPEVESTSRRTGLQMGLAAVTEANTGDITVKLKSKRRRGIDEVIKEARSQIRKTEPELDVEFTQVLQDMIGDLSNAPEPIQIKVFANDPALLADLGPRIGDAISKINGVVDVENGIDNTISGPATNFQIDPVVAGRMGFTPSEIAEDATSILDGVTTTDPLIANGRPYTIRVRLGDETRRSLDTIENTVFNSSTGKLATLGALAQVTQLPPQNEIKRENLQQLITVTARLEGSDLGTAIAEVQRRVNAMHLPPSIRVEYGGTYQEQQQSFHELLRVLLLSLALVFGVLLAEFRNFSAPVAILTSSVLSIAGVVFALLVTGTTFNVASFMGLIMVIGIVAKNGILLLDADERYRYEGASAGEAMMSAAQRRLRPILMTACAAICGMLPLAFALGSGSQMLQPLAIAVIGGLSISMVLSLIVTPVIYYLLTRDKLYKA, from the coding sequence ATGGAACAGGCTTTGCCCCTCCGCACAGAAAATACCTTTTGGCTTGTTCGTTATCGAGGTCCGATTTGTTTCTTCCTCATCGTCCTCTCGCTTGCCGGTATCTATGCAGCCAAACAAACCCCGCTCTCAGTTTTTCCCGAGACTAACTTCCCGCGCGTGGTGATCGGCGTAGACAACGGCGTGATGCCGGTCGAACAGATGCAGGTGACGATCACCAAGCCGATTGAAGACGCAATCAATGCGGTTCCCGGTCTGGTCACGGTGCGCTCCACAACAAGCCGCGGATCGGCTGAAATCAGTCTGTTCTTCAGTTGGAACGTTGACATGTATCGAACGCTTCCACTGGTGGACGCAGCTATCAGCAAAGTGCGGCCGACTCTTCCGAATACCGCAACTATCACCACGAACCGGCTTACATTCGCCACTTTTCCAATTCTTGGTTACAGCCTCACGTCAGACCGGCTTTCGCAAACACAGCTTTGGGAACTGGCGACCTATCAACTCAAGCCGCCTCTGAACCGGGTGGCAGGTGTAAGCACAATCACTGTGCAAGGCGGCCAGATACCTGAGTTCCATATCGTGCCCAATATGGCGCGTATGCAGACAGCCGGTGTGACGATTCTCGATCTCGTGAATTCGGTACAGGCGTCGAACATTGTTGACTCTCCGGGACTTTATGAAGCAAATCACCAGTTGATCCTCGGCCTTGTTGGAGCGCAGGCGCACGACGCCGAACAGCTTGGCCATCTGGTTGTGAAGACAACGACAGGTGGCACGGCCGTCCGCATCTCAGACGTAGCAACGGTTCAACCTGGAGTCCTGCCCACCTATACCGCAGTCACAGCGAACGGCCATCCGGCAGTTCTTCTAAACGTAGCCCGTCAGCCCTCCAGCAATACGGTAGCTGTAGCCGATGCTGTTGCGGCGCAGGTTCAACAGCTCCGCAAGGCGCTTCCCGCGGGCGTGCGATTCGAACCCTACTATGATCAGTCGGAGCTTGTGCGCGAAAGCATTCGGAGCGTCCGCGACGCCATACTTATTGGCCTTATCCTGGCATGCGTCATCTTGTTTCTGTTTCTTGGCGACTGGACTTCATCGATTGTCGCCGGCCTGGTCATTCCTGTAACGGTAGCTCTCACCATCCTTCTCCTGTGGACAATTGGAGAGAGCTTCAACCTGATGACTCTCGGCGGCCTTACGGCTGCGATCGGCCTGGTCATCGACGATGCGATTGTGGTCGTCGAGAACATCGTCCTGCATCGAGATAAGGGTGAGACCCGCGTCCATGCAGTCCGTTTAGCGCTACGCGAGATTGCCGCGCCTCTTGTCGGATCGACCATCACGCCCGTCGTCGTCTTCTTGCCGCTTATCTCGGTCACAGGGGTCACCGGAAGTTTCTTCCGCGCGCTTGCCATCACGATGACAATCGCGCTACTGACCTCGCTGCTTCTTGCTGTTACCTGGACTCCTGTGCTCAGTCTTATTTTCCTGCGCGAGAACAAGGGTACAGCGAGCAAATCGCAGGAAGATCATGGGCGTGTCATGCGCACAGTGCTGCATTGGCATGAACGCGTTCTGGGTTGGTCACTTCGTCGCCCATTGATGCTTCTGGGGCTCTGCGCGCTTTTGATCGCCGGAAGCTGGTTTTCCTATCACGCACTTGGATCGGATCTTCTGCCGGAGATGGACGAAGGCGGATTTATTCTCGATTACATTATGCCGGCGGGCAGCTCGCTCTCTGAAACCAACCGTGTACTGGAGCATGTGGACCACATCCTTCACAGCATCCCCGAGGTCGAGAGCACGTCGCGACGAACCGGCCTGCAAATGGGACTGGCAGCGGTCACGGAAGCCAACACCGGGGACATTACGGTGAAGCTGAAAAGCAAGCGCCGCCGGGGCATCGATGAAGTCATTAAAGAAGCGCGCAGCCAGATTCGAAAAACTGAGCCGGAGCTGGATGTGGAGTTCACGCAAGTTCTCCAGGACATGATCGGAGATCTGTCGAATGCGCCAGAGCCAATTCAGATCAAAGTCTTTGCCAACGATCCCGCGTTGCTGGCTGACCTCGGCCCCCGCATCGGGGATGCCATTAGCAAGATCAATGGCGTCGTCGACGTCGAGAACGGAATTGACAATACGATTAGCGGCCCTGCAACCAACTTTCAGATCGATCCTGTGGTTGCTGGGCGAATGGGATTCACGCCTTCAGAAATTGCCGAGGACGCAACCTCGATTCTGGACGGTGTGACTACAACCGATCCGCTGATTGCGAATGGGAGGCCCTACACCATTCGCGTCCGCCTGGGAGACGAGACGCGGCGGTCTTTGGACACCATTGAGAACACAGTATTCAACAGCTCGACCGGCAAGCTGGCGACACTGGGAGCCCTGGCTCAGGTGACCCAACTGCCTCCACAGAACGAAATCAAGCGCGAGAACCTTCAGCAGCTCATTACAGTCACGGCGAGGCTTGAAGGCTCCGATCTTGGAACCGCAATCGCTGAGGTTCAACGTAGGGTCAATGCAATGCACCTGCCTCCCTCGATAAGAGTTGAATACGGCGGAACTTATCAGGAGCAACAGCAATCCTTCCATGAGCTACTGCGGGTTCTCCTCTTATCTCTGGCACTTGTCTTCGGCGTGCTGCTGGCTGAGTTCCGCAACTTTTCCGCGCCGGTTGCCATTCTCACTTCGTCTGTACTTTCCATTGCAGGTGTGGTCTTTGCACTGCTTGTTACCGGTACGACCTTCAACGTTGCGTCGTTTATGGGACTCATTATGGTCATTGGCATCGTGGCAAAGAACGGCATTCTGCTCCTCGATGCGGATGAACGATACCGCTATGAAGGCGCCTCCGCTGGTGAAGCCATGATGAGTGCTGCGCAACGGCGTCTGCGTCCCATCCTTATGACCGCATGTGCGGCGATCTGCGGCATGTTGCCACTCGCGTTTGCGCTCGGCTCCGGATCGCAGATGCTTCAGCCGCTTGCTATTGCTGTGATCGGCGGACTTAGTATTTCGATGGTCTTGAGCCTGATTGTCACTCCGGTGATCTACTACCTGCTTACGAGGGATAAGCTCTACAAAGCATAA